The following are encoded in a window of Salmo trutta chromosome 27, fSalTru1.1, whole genome shotgun sequence genomic DNA:
- the zbtb26 gene encoding zinc finger and BTB domain-containing protein 26 isoform X1, translating to MHFNHMIFHIPVIKCIATVFSLSHQACRQLQEATMSMAQQQNQVILQFRFGTFGDSMLQKMNLLRRQTRFCDVTVRINDLEVPGHKVVLAAGSPFLRDQFFLQDSSTREVQISMTQEAEVGLRLLLSCYTGTLELPELELVNYLTVASFLQMGHVVEQCTQALKKFIQPRHCQVKQQPQEEEGDGETLRASPIQKIQELPHAQVINREEEEDDEDDDVIIQPMTPTQRRDRGEGEESPITIVKVEAVCERVSEMSERSSASIAGCFHTSPPSSLHSPEPQHSLINSTVDTRAGEMTIPHMPGYPLSPPPLPTSATGRPNLGGHLRNSDKSLQWYHQCPKCARVFRQLENYANHLKMHKLFMCLLCGKTFTQKGNLHRHMRVHAGIKPFQCNICGKTFTQKCSLLDHQNLHSGDKPHRCNYCDMVFAHKPVLRKHLKQIHGKNSFDNANERSLLHDGVLDFEYGRLQDCSMDNSMDNKPVVMDDSL from the exons ATGCATTTTAACCACATGATATTCCATATACCTGTTATAAAATGCATTGccactgtgttttctctctcccaCCAGGCCTGCAGGCAGCTGCAGGAAGCCACCATGTCCATGGCCCAGCAGCAGAACCAGGTGATCCTCCAGTTCCGCTTCGGAACCTTTGGAGACTCTATGCTGCAGAAGATGAACCTGCTTCGCCGCCAGACCCGCTTCTGTGATGTCACCGTGCGCATCAATGACCTGGAG GTTCCCGGTCACAAGGTGGTGTTGGCTGCCGGTTCTCCCTTCCTCCGGGACCAGTTCTTCCTTCAGGACTCGTCCACAAGGGAGGTCCAGATCTCCATGACCCAGGAGGCAGAGGTGGGCCTGCGGCTGCTGCTGTCCTGCTACACAGGCACCCTGGAGCTGCCTGAGCTGGAGCTGGTCAACTACCTAACTGTGGCCAGCTTCCTCCAGATGGGCCACGTGGTGGAGCAGTGCACCCAGGCTCTCAAGAAGTTCATCCAGCCACGACACTGCCAAGTGAAACAGCAGCctcaggaggaggaaggagatggagagactcTCAGAGCCTCTCCCATCCAGAAAATACAGGAGTTGCCCCATGCCCAGGTAATAAAtcgtgaggaggaggaggatgatgaagatgatgatgtgaTAATTCAGCCGATGACCCCGACCCAGAGGCGAGACAGGGGTGAGGGCGAGGAGAGCCCCATCACCATCGTAAAGGTGGAGGCCGTTTGTGAGCGGGTGTCGGAGATGTCTGAACGCTCCTCTGCCTCCATTGCAGGGTGCTTCCACACCAGCCCCCCATCGTCATTACACTCCCCTGAGCCCCAGCACTCCCTAATCAACTCAACCGTGGACACCCGGGCTGGTGAGATGACCATACCACATATGCCAGGATACCCGCTCAGCCCCCCCCCACTACCCACCTCAGCCACAGGGAGACCTAATCTGGGGGGGCACCTACGAAACTCAGACAAATCTCTTCAGTGGTACCACCAGTGCCCAAAGTGTGCCCGTGTGTTCCGCCAGCTAGAGAACTACGCCAACCACCTCAAGATGCACAAGCTGTTCATGTGCCTGCTGTGTGGCAAGACGTTCACCCAGAAGGGTAACCTGCACCGGCACATGCGGGTCCACGCTGGCATCAAGccctttcaatgcaacatatGTGGCAAGACCTTCACTCAGAAATGCTCTCTCCTGGACCACCAGAACTTACACAGTGGAGACAAGCCCCATCGCTGTAACTACTGCGACATGGTGTTCGCACACAAGCCCGTGCTCCGCAAACATCTCAAACAAATCCACGGCAAGAACAGCTTTGACAACGCCAACGAGCGGAGTCTACTACATGACGGGGTTCTTGATTTTGAGTACGGGCGTCTGCAGGACTGTAGCATGGACAATAGCATGGACAATAAGCCTGTTGTTATGGATGACTCTCTTTAG
- the zbtb26 gene encoding zinc finger and BTB domain-containing protein 26 isoform X2 — MSMAQQQNQVILQFRFGTFGDSMLQKMNLLRRQTRFCDVTVRINDLEVPGHKVVLAAGSPFLRDQFFLQDSSTREVQISMTQEAEVGLRLLLSCYTGTLELPELELVNYLTVASFLQMGHVVEQCTQALKKFIQPRHCQVKQQPQEEEGDGETLRASPIQKIQELPHAQVINREEEEDDEDDDVIIQPMTPTQRRDRGEGEESPITIVKVEAVCERVSEMSERSSASIAGCFHTSPPSSLHSPEPQHSLINSTVDTRAGEMTIPHMPGYPLSPPPLPTSATGRPNLGGHLRNSDKSLQWYHQCPKCARVFRQLENYANHLKMHKLFMCLLCGKTFTQKGNLHRHMRVHAGIKPFQCNICGKTFTQKCSLLDHQNLHSGDKPHRCNYCDMVFAHKPVLRKHLKQIHGKNSFDNANERSLLHDGVLDFEYGRLQDCSMDNSMDNKPVVMDDSL; from the exons ATGTCCATGGCCCAGCAGCAGAACCAGGTGATCCTCCAGTTCCGCTTCGGAACCTTTGGAGACTCTATGCTGCAGAAGATGAACCTGCTTCGCCGCCAGACCCGCTTCTGTGATGTCACCGTGCGCATCAATGACCTGGAG GTTCCCGGTCACAAGGTGGTGTTGGCTGCCGGTTCTCCCTTCCTCCGGGACCAGTTCTTCCTTCAGGACTCGTCCACAAGGGAGGTCCAGATCTCCATGACCCAGGAGGCAGAGGTGGGCCTGCGGCTGCTGCTGTCCTGCTACACAGGCACCCTGGAGCTGCCTGAGCTGGAGCTGGTCAACTACCTAACTGTGGCCAGCTTCCTCCAGATGGGCCACGTGGTGGAGCAGTGCACCCAGGCTCTCAAGAAGTTCATCCAGCCACGACACTGCCAAGTGAAACAGCAGCctcaggaggaggaaggagatggagagactcTCAGAGCCTCTCCCATCCAGAAAATACAGGAGTTGCCCCATGCCCAGGTAATAAAtcgtgaggaggaggaggatgatgaagatgatgatgtgaTAATTCAGCCGATGACCCCGACCCAGAGGCGAGACAGGGGTGAGGGCGAGGAGAGCCCCATCACCATCGTAAAGGTGGAGGCCGTTTGTGAGCGGGTGTCGGAGATGTCTGAACGCTCCTCTGCCTCCATTGCAGGGTGCTTCCACACCAGCCCCCCATCGTCATTACACTCCCCTGAGCCCCAGCACTCCCTAATCAACTCAACCGTGGACACCCGGGCTGGTGAGATGACCATACCACATATGCCAGGATACCCGCTCAGCCCCCCCCCACTACCCACCTCAGCCACAGGGAGACCTAATCTGGGGGGGCACCTACGAAACTCAGACAAATCTCTTCAGTGGTACCACCAGTGCCCAAAGTGTGCCCGTGTGTTCCGCCAGCTAGAGAACTACGCCAACCACCTCAAGATGCACAAGCTGTTCATGTGCCTGCTGTGTGGCAAGACGTTCACCCAGAAGGGTAACCTGCACCGGCACATGCGGGTCCACGCTGGCATCAAGccctttcaatgcaacatatGTGGCAAGACCTTCACTCAGAAATGCTCTCTCCTGGACCACCAGAACTTACACAGTGGAGACAAGCCCCATCGCTGTAACTACTGCGACATGGTGTTCGCACACAAGCCCGTGCTCCGCAAACATCTCAAACAAATCCACGGCAAGAACAGCTTTGACAACGCCAACGAGCGGAGTCTACTACATGACGGGGTTCTTGATTTTGAGTACGGGCGTCTGCAGGACTGTAGCATGGACAATAGCATGGACAATAAGCCTGTTGTTATGGATGACTCTCTTTAG
- the LOC115164739 gene encoding probable G-protein coupled receptor 21, whose product MNFTSSDVNQSSSPFCLLGLGYSYNLNTCMLEVSVILFLTILIISGNLVVIFVFHCAPLLHHHTTSHFIQTMAYADLLVGVSCLVPSLSLLHYLKGLDEELTCKVFVYLVSVLKSVSMASLACISVDRYIAITRPFTYATLVTPCRLRVCIGLIWLYSALIFLPSFFGWGKPGYHGDIFRWCATSWQTDPGFSSFIVALLYAPATLTVCFTYGSIFRICRQHTRKITQRHARFGPQGNERGERGEGCLDKRYAMVLFRITSVFYVLWMPYIVYFLLESAGLYCHLVASFLTTWLAISNSFCNCLIYSLSNSMFRKGLGRLFTSLFSPCLELDCCTEGKKGPAPPSQRPAQTC is encoded by the coding sequence ATGAACTTTACCTCCTCTGATGTGAACCAAAGCAGCTCTCCTTTCTGCCTGCTGGGCCTGGGCTACTCCTACAACCTCAACACCTGCATGCTGGAGGTGTCCGTCATTCTCTTCCTCACCATCCTCATCATCAGCGGCAACCTGGTGGTGATCTTTGTGTTCCACTGTGCTCCACTgctccaccaccacaccaccagccACTTCATCCAGACCATGGCCTACGCAGACCTCCTGGTGGGGGTGAGTTGCCTGGTGCCCTCCCTGTCCCTGCTCCACTACCTCAAGGGGCTGGACGAGGAGCTCACCTGTAAGGTGTTTGTCTACCTGGTGTCTGTGCTGAAGAGTGTGTCCATGGCGTCTCTGGCGTGTATTAGTGTTGACCGCTACATCGCTATCACACGGCCGTTCACCTATGCTACGCTGGTCACACCGTGTCGCCTGCGCGTCTGTATTGGCCTCATCTGGCTCTACTCCGCCCTCATCTTCCTGCCCTCCTTCTTCGGGTGGGGGAAGCCTGGCTACCACGGAGATATATTTCGCTGGTGTGCGACCTCGTGGCAGACTGATCCGGGCTTCAGCTCATTCATCGTGGCTCTGCTGTATGCTCCAGCCACCCTCACTGTGTGTTTCACCTATGGGAGTATCTTCCGCATCTGCCGTCAGCACACCCGCAAGATCACCCAACGCCATGCACGCTTCGGCCCCCAGGGGAACGAGAGGGGCGAGCGTGGTGAAGGGTGCCTGGATAAGCGCTACGCCATGGTGCTGTTCCGTATTACCAGCGTGTTCTACGTGCTCTGGATGCCCTACATCGTCTACTTCCTGCTGGAGAGTGCCGGCCTCTATTGCCACCTGGTGGCCTCCTTCCTCACCACATGGCTAGCCATCAGCAACAGCTTCTGCAACTGTCTCATCTATAGTCTCTCCAACAGCATGTTCCGGAAGGGCCTGGGCCGCCTGTTCACGTCACTTTTCTCCCCCTGTCTGGAACTGGACTGCTGCACCGAGGGGAAGAAGGGTCCTGCTCCACCCAGCCAGCGCCCAGCCCAGACCTGCTAG